Proteins co-encoded in one Ignavibacteria bacterium genomic window:
- a CDS encoding protoheme IX farnesyltransferase, protein MKTLLDLVKIRITVLVSITTGFGYLLSKGEIDFGVIYPVIGIFLTACGSAAINHLQEIDIDLKMNRTRNRPLPAGSLSSMQVIMIASAFIVSGSLLLLFMTSYVEMLLGLLAVVWYNVIYTPMKRKNPFAVVPGSIIGSIPPVAGWVAGGGDLTSPESVFLAFFFFIWQIPHFWLLLLFLNKDYVSSGLPTIMSRFSEEQLARITFAWIFATALSALLFPMFNLVSGWVALLMIIFSAGALVIYSIQLLKHDTGRPAFRKAFMGINYFVLYLVLVVSIDKLIPKGLF, encoded by the coding sequence ATGAAAACACTTCTCGATCTCGTAAAGATAAGGATTACCGTTCTGGTGTCAATCACCACCGGTTTTGGATATCTTTTATCTAAAGGAGAGATTGATTTTGGTGTAATTTACCCGGTAATCGGGATTTTTCTTACAGCTTGCGGTTCTGCTGCCATCAATCATCTGCAGGAGATTGATATTGACTTAAAAATGAACAGAACCCGGAACCGGCCACTGCCGGCAGGGTCTCTTTCAAGCATGCAGGTGATAATGATTGCATCTGCATTCATTGTTTCAGGCTCACTCCTGTTGTTGTTCATGACAAGCTATGTCGAAATGTTGCTTGGTCTTCTTGCTGTGGTGTGGTATAATGTAATTTATACACCCATGAAGAGGAAGAATCCGTTCGCGGTTGTACCGGGATCCATAATCGGGTCCATTCCACCTGTTGCCGGGTGGGTCGCCGGAGGCGGAGACCTTACATCTCCCGAGAGTGTATTTTTGGCGTTTTTCTTCTTTATCTGGCAGATACCCCATTTTTGGTTGCTTTTATTGTTCCTTAATAAAGATTATGTTTCATCGGGCCTCCCGACTATCATGAGCAGATTCAGCGAGGAACAACTTGCAAGAATTACTTTTGCATGGATATTTGCAACTGCACTTTCGGCTTTGCTGTTCCCAATGTTTAATCTCGTAAGCGGATGGGTTGCATTGCTGATGATCATCTTTTCTGCCGGAGCCCTGGTAATTTATTCCATCCAGCTTCTGAAGCATGATACGGGAAGACCCGCATTCAGAAAGGCATTTATGGGAATAAATTACTTTGTATTGTACCTGGTTTTAGTTGTCTCAATCGATAAATTGATTCCGAAAGGATTATTTTAG
- a CDS encoding quinol:cytochrome C oxidoreductase translates to MLDPVRAKFSYLLGFFFILTIGMGSLFLIALEYVVNADWSTPMRRVPEFFASTVPLFLLIAVPLFFFMHDLFHWSHTEAVESDKLLKGKEPYLNIQFFIIRVVVTFAIWSIYYFFVVRNSRKQDETKDQKLTKKNIVASAIFIPLFAITITFSAIDWMMSLEPHWFSTIYGVYVFSGTMLAGLAATTLAVILLKENGYMHPRLTDDSLASLGGLLFGFVNFWAYIAFSQFMLIWYANLPEETFWFIRRWEGMWASISLTLIVVHFLVPYALLLPAPAKKDPKRLKFAAVWILIAHLIDLYWLIMPQYHGEKSGFIYVLSEFGFPIASVGILIIVFYFNFKKYNAVPVGDPKLDRGLNFRL, encoded by the coding sequence ATTCTTGATCCTGTAAGAGCGAAATTCTCCTATCTGCTTGGTTTCTTCTTCATCCTGACAATAGGGATGGGATCGCTGTTTCTCATCGCTCTCGAGTATGTGGTGAACGCAGACTGGAGCACACCGATGAGAAGAGTACCCGAATTCTTTGCATCGACAGTACCGTTGTTTTTGCTCATTGCTGTCCCGCTTTTCTTCTTTATGCATGACCTGTTTCACTGGTCACATACAGAAGCAGTCGAGAGTGATAAACTGTTGAAGGGGAAGGAACCCTACCTGAACATTCAGTTCTTTATAATCAGAGTGGTGGTTACCTTCGCAATCTGGTCGATTTACTATTTCTTTGTTGTTAGAAATTCCAGAAAACAGGACGAAACCAAAGACCAAAAACTGACAAAGAAAAATATTGTGGCATCAGCGATTTTCATTCCGCTGTTTGCAATCACGATTACATTTTCTGCTATTGACTGGATGATGAGTCTCGAACCACACTGGTTTTCCACCATTTATGGTGTTTATGTCTTCTCCGGAACGATGCTTGCCGGACTTGCCGCCACTACGCTGGCTGTGATCCTTTTAAAGGAAAACGGTTATATGCACCCGAGACTGACAGACGATTCATTGGCGAGTCTTGGAGGGTTGCTCTTCGGATTCGTAAACTTCTGGGCTTACATTGCATTTTCACAATTCATGCTCATCTGGTATGCCAACCTTCCAGAGGAAACCTTCTGGTTTATTCGCAGATGGGAAGGAATGTGGGCATCAATCAGCCTGACCTTGATTGTGGTTCATTTTCTTGTACCATACGCACTTCTTCTGCCGGCTCCTGCAAAGAAAGACCCGAAGAGATTGAAGTTTGCGGCTGTCTGGATACTGATCGCCCACTTGATCGACCTTTACTGGTTGATAATGCCCCAGTATCACGGTGAGAAAAGTGGTTTTATATATGTATTAAGCGAGTTTGGTTTCCCGATTGCCTCAGTCGGAATTCTTATCATCGTTTTTTACTTCAATTTCAAAAAGTATAATGCAGTTCCTGTCGGCGATCCAAAGCTTGACAGAGGACTGAATTTCAGGCTGTAG
- a CDS encoding cytochrome C oxidase subunit IV family protein: MSEHNSHEHKDHAHGYGHYIIIWFALLVLTGLTVAVAGINFGNLTIITALSVAAVKSFLVMKVFMHLEVENRMFTLFVYTSIFFLAISLILLFSDYSFLQG, from the coding sequence ATGAGCGAACATAATTCACACGAACATAAAGATCACGCACACGGTTACGGTCACTATATAATTATCTGGTTTGCCCTGCTGGTACTAACCGGTTTGACTGTGGCGGTTGCGGGAATCAATTTTGGTAACCTGACGATAATAACAGCACTTTCGGTAGCTGCTGTTAAATCATTTTTAGTGATGAAAGTATTCATGCATCTGGAAGTTGAGAACAGGATGTTTACTCTGTTTGTTTACACATCCATCTTTTTCCTGGCAATATCACTAATTCTTTTATTTTCTGACTACAGTTTTTTGCAAGGATAG
- a CDS encoding SCO family protein: protein MINKIKYYFILVLFLAVQVPAFSGQGSETAGLDDSKLGTTLPLNMVFTNEKGEKVALSSLIDKPTILMFVYYKCPSLCSPMIADIASQVRRVDLAPGKEYQLISISIDHNETWKDAAEKKKGVLSSGAVGLPENSWYFLTGDSVSIKKLTELAGITFKRSGDQIIHPGVVMALAKDGKITRYIIGPKYLPFDIKMAVIEAMDGTTAPTVAKVLKFCFNYDGESQTYVLNVTRIFGIIIIFVAVVSIVVLVRKSKTKDIKEGA from the coding sequence GTGATAAACAAAATCAAATACTATTTCATTTTAGTACTCTTTCTTGCGGTTCAGGTTCCTGCCTTTTCAGGGCAGGGGAGCGAAACTGCCGGTCTCGATGACAGCAAGCTGGGCACTACTCTTCCTCTCAATATGGTTTTTACCAATGAGAAAGGGGAGAAGGTTGCCCTAAGCAGTCTTATAGATAAACCGACCATTTTGATGTTTGTTTACTATAAGTGTCCGTCTCTCTGTTCACCGATGATTGCAGACATCGCATCGCAGGTCAGAAGAGTCGATCTCGCGCCGGGCAAGGAATATCAGTTGATAAGCATCTCGATTGATCACAACGAGACATGGAAGGATGCTGCCGAGAAGAAAAAAGGAGTACTTAGTTCGGGAGCTGTCGGATTACCTGAAAATTCGTGGTATTTCCTGACGGGCGATTCAGTTTCAATTAAGAAGTTGACCGAACTTGCCGGAATAACCTTCAAGAGATCAGGTGATCAGATTATCCACCCCGGAGTTGTAATGGCTCTGGCAAAGGATGGAAAGATTACCAGGTATATCATAGGACCGAAGTATCTTCCGTTCGATATCAAGATGGCTGTAATAGAAGCGATGGATGGCACAACTGCTCCGACAGTTGCGAAGGTATTGAAATTTTGCTTCAATTATGACGGTGAGAGTCAGACCTATGTACTGAATGTTACCAGGATTTTTGGGATAATAATCATTTTTGTGGCTGTTGTCTCAATTGTAGTTTTAGTAAGGAAATCAAAAACAAAAGATATTAAAGAAGGTGCATAA
- the nrfD gene encoding polysulfide reductase NrfD, translating to MSEKPTKKYFFALSITLSLLMIGAVSLGLTFYYGIGLWGNNQPVGWAFDIVNFVFWVGIGHAGTLISAILFLLRQKWRTAIARFAEAMTIFAVMCAGIFPAVHTGRPWLDGWLLPHPNQHSLWVNFTSPLLWDVFAVSTYFTVSLVFWYIGLIPDFAVMRDRTTGKIKKFIYSLFSLGWRHSHRNWQHYEKSYVILAGFATPLVLSVHTIVSFDFAVSIMPGWHTTIFPPYFVAGAIFSGFAMVVTVLVFVRKVFDLENIITIDHLEKMNKVILATGMMVGYAYAMEFFVAWYSGVQFEQFVFINRAFGPYAWAYWIMVSCNVIFPQFFWVKKFRRSIPVMMVIVIFVNVGMWFERFVITVTSLHRDFLPSSWGYYTPTLYDFGLLLGSFGLFFTLVLLFVKAMPVVAISEIKAVADGAQPTHHGGDH from the coding sequence ATGTCGGAGAAGCCGACTAAGAAGTATTTTTTCGCTCTTAGTATCACGCTTTCCCTTCTGATGATTGGTGCGGTTTCGCTTGGATTAACTTTTTACTACGGAATTGGACTGTGGGGTAACAATCAACCGGTTGGTTGGGCGTTCGATATAGTAAATTTCGTTTTCTGGGTTGGTATTGGTCACGCCGGTACACTTATCTCTGCAATTCTTTTCCTTTTAAGGCAGAAGTGGAGAACGGCGATCGCCCGGTTTGCAGAAGCGATGACGATATTTGCAGTAATGTGCGCAGGTATCTTTCCGGCAGTCCACACGGGTCGTCCCTGGCTCGACGGCTGGTTGCTTCCGCATCCAAATCAGCACTCATTGTGGGTTAACTTCACATCACCACTCCTCTGGGATGTGTTCGCAGTTTCAACCTATTTTACCGTGTCGCTGGTATTCTGGTACATCGGTCTGATTCCCGATTTTGCGGTAATGAGAGACAGAACAACAGGAAAAATAAAGAAATTCATTTATTCCTTGTTCAGTCTTGGATGGAGACATTCACACAGAAACTGGCAACATTACGAGAAATCGTATGTTATTCTCGCCGGTTTCGCCACTCCTCTCGTTCTCTCGGTACACACGATCGTATCATTCGACTTTGCAGTCTCGATAATGCCCGGCTGGCACACAACAATATTCCCGCCATACTTCGTAGCCGGTGCCATTTTCTCCGGTTTTGCGATGGTGGTAACCGTGCTAGTGTTTGTCAGAAAGGTTTTTGACCTGGAGAATATAATAACGATAGACCACCTCGAAAAGATGAACAAGGTTATACTTGCGACAGGAATGATGGTTGGTTATGCTTATGCGATGGAATTCTTCGTTGCATGGTATAGTGGAGTTCAGTTTGAACAGTTTGTTTTTATAAACAGAGCTTTCGGTCCATATGCCTGGGCATATTGGATCATGGTAAGCTGCAATGTTATTTTCCCTCAGTTTTTCTGGGTGAAGAAATTCAGAAGATCAATCCCCGTTATGATGGTTATCGTAATATTCGTAAATGTGGGAATGTGGTTTGAAAGATTTGTAATCACAGTTACATCACTCCACAGAGATTTTCTTCCATCAAGCTGGGGATATTATACCCCGACACTATATGACTTCGGTCTGTTGCTCGGCAGTTTTGGACTTTTCTTTACACTCGTCCTTTTGTTTGTAAAGGCAATGCCTGTTGTGGCAATTTCTGAAATTAAGGCCGTTGCTGACGGTGCACAACCAACACATCACGGGGGTGACCACTAA
- a CDS encoding c-type cytochrome, with protein MLIVLLGIGIYYVRNLGQVNENSLPARLFDSTTIVAELPVADAAILKAVDAEMIKKPSDELIAKGKEIYATSCASCHGADGKGDGAAGAALNPKPRNFHQEKGWTNGNDIYNMWKTLQEGIIANNMAAYDVLPADQRLGLIHFIRNNFMTNPPPVTDANIKQMEDKYQLTKGTFKPGTIPVKGAVAIISKDNSASIKKLDDLIKTIDARGKKDPGAALFLSVVHDKKLALSALSKNQDWKDGTDALLKFVKKNIEFNGFKYKLFSLGEEELDKLFSFLKSSL; from the coding sequence ATGCTGATAGTACTCCTTGGAATCGGAATCTACTATGTAAGGAATCTTGGTCAGGTGAATGAGAATTCACTTCCTGCCCGTTTGTTTGATTCCACCACCATAGTTGCCGAACTTCCTGTGGCAGATGCAGCGATCCTGAAAGCAGTCGATGCTGAAATGATAAAGAAACCATCTGATGAATTGATTGCCAAAGGTAAAGAAATTTATGCCACAAGTTGTGCATCGTGCCATGGTGCCGACGGCAAAGGCGACGGAGCTGCGGGTGCAGCTTTGAATCCGAAACCGAGAAACTTCCACCAGGAAAAAGGGTGGACAAACGGCAATGACATATACAATATGTGGAAAACCCTTCAGGAAGGGATCATTGCCAATAATATGGCAGCTTATGATGTTTTGCCTGCAGACCAGAGACTCGGATTGATACACTTTATCCGCAACAATTTCATGACAAATCCTCCACCTGTTACCGATGCAAATATCAAACAGATGGAAGATAAATACCAGTTGACGAAAGGCACTTTCAAACCGGGAACCATTCCGGTTAAGGGAGCTGTCGCCATTATATCGAAAGATAATTCAGCTTCCATAAAAAAACTTGATGACCTGATTAAAACAATTGATGCAAGAGGGAAGAAAGATCCGGGTGCAGCATTGTTCCTGAGCGTTGTGCACGATAAAAAACTTGCTCTTTCAGCTTTGAGTAAAAATCAGGATTGGAAGGATGGCACTGACGCCCTCTTGAAATTCGTGAAGAAAAACATAGAGTTCAACGGATTCAAGTATAAATTATTCTCTCTCGGTGAAGAAGAACTCGATAAATTATTCAGTTTCTTAAAAAGTTCATTGTGA
- the coxB gene encoding cytochrome c oxidase subunit II, which produces MFNETNYIDSVNHAFTFIVVISAVLLVVITIVMLYFVYKYNAKRNKKAVNIEGNMALEVAWTIIPLFLVAGMFWYGYLGYEALATPPADAYKIKVIGQMWKWNFEYDNGVKTDTLYVPAGKPIQLDVTSSDVNHSFYMPHFRFKKDALPNKNNMVWFQSDETGVYDIACAEYCGLNHWNMYTKVHIVKQDVFDAWLAGKAKAAGITSGAPAVDTTAAPVDTVKTAPAKVEKKK; this is translated from the coding sequence ATGTTTAACGAAACAAATTACATTGACAGTGTAAATCATGCTTTCACATTTATTGTGGTCATTTCTGCAGTACTCCTTGTTGTAATCACAATTGTGATGTTATACTTCGTTTACAAGTATAACGCAAAGAGAAACAAAAAAGCGGTGAATATTGAAGGGAACATGGCTCTTGAAGTTGCATGGACCATTATCCCGCTTTTCCTCGTGGCAGGAATGTTCTGGTATGGTTACCTCGGATATGAAGCACTTGCCACCCCCCCTGCTGATGCCTATAAAATTAAGGTTATCGGACAGATGTGGAAGTGGAATTTTGAATATGACAACGGTGTGAAAACTGATACTTTGTATGTACCCGCAGGGAAGCCGATTCAACTGGATGTAACTTCCTCCGATGTGAATCACAGTTTTTACATGCCGCATTTCCGGTTCAAAAAAGATGCACTTCCCAACAAGAACAACATGGTCTGGTTTCAGTCTGATGAGACCGGAGTGTATGATATTGCCTGTGCTGAATATTGCGGACTGAACCACTGGAATATGTACACAAAAGTGCATATTGTAAAACAGGATGTTTTTGATGCATGGCTTGCCGGTAAGGCAAAAGCTGCCGGAATCACCTCCGGAGCCCCGGCCGTAGATACAACTGCTGCTCCTGTTGATACCGTAAAAACAGCACCGGCTAAAGTTGAGAAGAAAAAATAA
- a CDS encoding DUF3341 domain-containing protein, with translation MERTTKLHGITALFDTPDQIIHAAEKVSHSGYKDFDVHTPYPVHGMDDAMKLKPSKLGYVTLVFGLSGAAFALLLMWWTMVVDYPMNIGGKPFFSLPAFIPVTFELTVLFATLATVIGMITFFFRFPDNKHPLHDTPYMQAVSRDKYGVFIGAADPKFNETEVRALFASLGSKTVSEVYEIEKTWQDAFNPRFIGILVTVAVLVSGGTYFALNKLLYITPFNWMQYQFRAMPQAKSDFFADGKTMREPVAGTVARGHMPYEYKDSTAQPAIPLENPLVSSEEVLKLGQKKYLTFCSPCHGNYGDGDSRLNQQFPNPPSLHTVKLQQWKDGNIYHVISNGQNVMPSYSHQLTVKEKWAVVSYIRALQKAKNASEADIQQYRKENTSNGK, from the coding sequence ATGGAACGCACAACAAAATTACACGGCATAACAGCCCTGTTTGATACACCTGATCAAATAATTCACGCTGCTGAGAAAGTTTCTCATTCAGGTTACAAAGATTTCGATGTTCACACTCCTTACCCCGTTCATGGCATGGACGACGCGATGAAGTTGAAACCTTCGAAACTCGGATATGTAACCCTCGTTTTCGGCCTTTCTGGAGCTGCATTCGCATTGCTTCTGATGTGGTGGACGATGGTTGTGGATTACCCGATGAATATCGGTGGAAAGCCGTTTTTCTCGCTTCCGGCATTTATTCCGGTTACTTTTGAGCTGACCGTACTTTTTGCAACTCTTGCAACGGTAATCGGGATGATAACATTTTTCTTCCGGTTCCCTGACAACAAACACCCCTTGCATGACACTCCATACATGCAGGCAGTCTCAAGAGATAAATATGGTGTTTTCATCGGAGCTGCTGATCCGAAGTTTAATGAAACAGAAGTCAGAGCCTTGTTTGCTTCACTTGGCAGTAAGACTGTATCTGAAGTCTATGAAATCGAAAAAACCTGGCAGGATGCATTTAACCCGAGATTCATCGGGATTCTTGTCACGGTGGCTGTTCTGGTTTCAGGAGGTACTTACTTCGCCCTCAACAAACTTCTTTATATCACACCATTCAACTGGATGCAATACCAGTTTAGAGCGATGCCTCAGGCTAAGAGTGATTTCTTTGCTGATGGAAAAACGATGAGAGAACCGGTTGCAGGAACTGTAGCAAGGGGTCACATGCCATATGAATACAAAGATTCAACCGCTCAACCCGCTATTCCACTCGAGAATCCTCTTGTAAGCAGTGAGGAAGTGTTGAAACTCGGACAAAAGAAATATTTAACATTCTGTTCTCCCTGCCATGGAAATTATGGAGACGGCGACAGCAGATTGAATCAGCAATTCCCGAATCCTCCAAGTCTGCATACGGTTAAGTTGCAACAGTGGAAAGACGGAAACATTTATCATGTAATCTCCAACGGGCAGAATGTGATGCCTTCTTACTCACACCAGCTTACTGTAAAGGAAAAATGGGCTGTGGTATCTTACATAAGAGCTTTGCAAAAAGCCAAGAATGCTTCAGAAGCTGATATTCAGCAGTACAGAAAGGAGAACACTTCAAATGGCAAATAA
- a CDS encoding cytochrome c oxidase subunit 3 — MWLFLFTELLLFGGMFLVYAVYKFTHTEQFHIAAKELNTLFGALNTIILLTSSLTIVLAIVAISRGQKYLSLFFQLMTLAMAGGFLVNKYFEWSAKIAHGIYPGSEKLLEKESGEILFFGLYYVMTGLHGLHVIIGMVLIGVMTWWTWKDKINQSQFVRLESAGLYWHLVDVIWIFLFPLFYLIS; from the coding sequence ATGTGGCTTTTCCTGTTCACCGAACTTCTTTTGTTCGGCGGAATGTTTCTGGTCTATGCAGTTTATAAATTTACCCATACGGAGCAGTTTCACATTGCAGCCAAAGAGTTAAATACCCTTTTTGGTGCTCTCAATACGATAATTCTGCTTACAAGCAGTCTTACCATTGTGCTTGCAATTGTAGCTATCTCCAGAGGGCAGAAATATTTATCTCTCTTTTTCCAACTGATGACACTTGCAATGGCAGGTGGTTTTCTTGTCAATAAATACTTTGAATGGTCTGCGAAGATAGCACATGGTATTTATCCCGGAAGTGAAAAACTCCTTGAGAAGGAGAGTGGTGAAATTCTGTTTTTCGGTTTATATTATGTTATGACGGGACTTCATGGTCTTCATGTAATTATCGGAATGGTACTCATCGGTGTAATGACCTGGTGGACCTGGAAAGACAAAATAAATCAGAGTCAATTTGTTCGCCTCGAATCTGCCGGTCTTTACTGGCATTTGGTGGATGTGATCTGGATTTTCCTTTTCCCATTATTTTATCTTATATCGTGA
- the ctaD gene encoding cytochrome c oxidase subunit I, with amino-acid sequence MSSTTNDVNVSYLDYKGKHSGLLGWILSVDHKRIGILYLVTMLAFFAVGVTFGFLMRLELIAPGRTIMDPQTYNSFFTLHGIIMIFLFIIPGLPAVFGNFFLPIMLGAADVAFPRLNLMSWWLFLIGGLLAITSVFLPGGAPDTGWTFYIPYSVRTSTNVIPALMAAFVLGFSSILTGINFVVTVHRLRAKGMTFFRMPLFIWSLYSTAWIQVLATPIIGITLLLVVFERTLGVGIFDPALGGDPVLYQHLFWIYSHPAVYIMILPAMGVVSEIIPVFAQRTIFGYKFIAFSSVAIAFLGSLVWAHHMFTSGMSGVAMIAFSVLTFLVSIPSAIKVFNWVSTLYKGSILTEPPLLFALGFIFLFSIGGFTGLIQGALSVNLHIHDTSFIVAHFHYVMFGGTGFGIFAAMHYWWPKMFGRMYNKVVAKAGFWTLFVGFNLLYFPMFVMGWLGMPRRYYDYLPEFQIYHMLSTVGSWILITGLLIMFINLFNAIKKGKKVTEENVWGGETLEWHTPTPPFVFNFEKTPEVHGGPYEYKRNEISEPELEEEKV; translated from the coding sequence ATGTCTTCAACAACAAACGATGTGAATGTAAGTTATCTGGATTATAAAGGTAAGCATTCCGGTTTATTGGGTTGGATACTTTCTGTGGATCACAAGAGGATCGGGATATTGTATCTCGTTACGATGCTGGCGTTCTTTGCTGTTGGTGTCACTTTCGGCTTCCTTATGAGGCTCGAACTGATAGCTCCGGGAAGAACCATCATGGATCCCCAGACCTACAACTCATTTTTTACGCTTCACGGTATCATAATGATCTTCCTGTTCATTATACCGGGATTGCCCGCAGTATTCGGTAACTTCTTTTTACCAATAATGCTGGGAGCAGCTGATGTGGCATTTCCGAGGCTTAATCTTATGTCATGGTGGTTGTTCCTTATTGGTGGACTGCTCGCCATTACCTCTGTCTTTCTCCCCGGAGGAGCACCTGATACCGGGTGGACTTTTTACATCCCATATTCTGTAAGAACCTCCACGAATGTGATACCGGCTCTTATGGCTGCTTTTGTTTTGGGTTTTTCCTCGATTCTAACAGGTATAAACTTTGTAGTTACTGTTCACAGATTAAGAGCCAAGGGCATGACATTTTTCAGAATGCCTCTCTTTATCTGGTCGCTTTATTCTACTGCATGGATTCAGGTTCTTGCAACTCCAATTATTGGTATTACACTTCTTTTGGTGGTTTTTGAGAGAACACTCGGAGTGGGAATTTTCGATCCTGCTTTAGGTGGAGATCCTGTTCTCTATCAGCACCTGTTCTGGATTTATTCTCACCCGGCTGTGTATATCATGATTTTACCTGCGATGGGTGTGGTTTCGGAGATAATCCCTGTTTTTGCACAAAGGACGATTTTCGGCTATAAATTCATTGCATTTTCGAGTGTGGCGATTGCATTCCTGGGTTCTCTCGTGTGGGCACACCATATGTTTACTTCAGGAATGAGCGGAGTAGCCATGATTGCTTTCTCGGTTCTGACTTTCCTTGTCTCGATTCCGTCGGCAATAAAGGTATTCAACTGGGTTTCAACCCTGTACAAGGGGTCAATATTAACCGAACCGCCACTTTTGTTTGCTCTCGGTTTTATATTCCTTTTTTCAATCGGCGGGTTCACGGGACTGATACAGGGAGCCCTCTCGGTTAATCTTCATATTCACGATACTTCATTCATTGTGGCACATTTCCACTATGTGATGTTTGGTGGTACAGGATTTGGAATTTTTGCTGCCATGCATTACTGGTGGCCCAAGATGTTCGGCAGAATGTACAACAAAGTTGTTGCTAAAGCAGGATTCTGGACATTATTTGTCGGTTTCAATCTTCTCTACTTCCCCATGTTTGTGATGGGATGGCTCGGAATGCCAAGAAGATATTATGATTATCTTCCTGAATTCCAGATTTATCACATGCTTTCCACTGTTGGTTCATGGATACTGATTACAGGTCTTCTGATTATGTTTATCAACCTGTTTAACGCCATCAAAAAAGGAAAGAAAGTTACAGAAGAGAATGTATGGGGTGGTGAGACACTCGAGTGGCATACTCCAACTCCACCGTTCGTTTTTAATTTTGAAAAAACTCCGGAAGTTCACGGAGGTCCATATGAATACAAAAGAAACGAGATTTCTGAACCTGAATTAGAGGAGGAAAAAGTTTGA